GTTTAATATCTCAAAATTCCAGTTTATACGAATGTTTAAATCAAATACAGGTCTTAGTCCTTATCAATATTTTTTAAATACAAAACTTATTCATGCAAAAAAATATCTTGATATAACAAAAGATTTATATGGTTGCGTAGTTGAGTTTGGATTTACTGATTTATCCCACTTAAATAGACATTTTAAAAGAGTTTATGGTGTTACTGCATTTGAATATATTTCAAAGTAATTACTGCAATTTTGTACTATCCTTAAAAATTATAAAACTGTATTATTTTAAAAATCTTATATAAGGTATGAATAAATGATAGTAAAAAAAGAGAATGCAACTAACAAACAATTTTTAGGAGTAGATTTTGTAGTTTTAGCAATTGGTGAGAAATCAATGGTTACAAAAATGCTTTATAAAACAACTGATAATGTACCAACTCATTCACACCAAAATGAACAAAATGGATATGTAGTTTCTGGAAAATATAGATTAAAATTTGGAAACTTTGATGAAATCTTAGAATCAGGGGATTCATATTCAATTCCAAAAAATGTAGAGCATAGTATTGAAATATTAGAAGCTGGAGAAGTAGTTGACGTATTTACTCCAATTAGAGAGGATTATTTATAAAATTTTAGTTTTTTATATTAATGTTGGTTTGAGAATTTCGCTAATTAAATACTACATTTTACTTTCTATAAATATATTTTCCTAATAAAAATAAGATGGATTATACTAAAGAATATACTCAGAAAAATGACAAAAAAATTATATATTAATTTATTAATAATTATTGATAAATTTTTAGCTAAAATTTCTTAATTTAAAATTGAGGTAATACAATTGGATACAACATTAACAACATTTCTTATAACAATAACTATTTTAACTATGGTTCCAGGTGCTGATACAATGATTATGTTTAGAAATACTCTAAGAGGTGGCATTAAAGATGGTCTTGTATCTAATCTTGGGATTAGTATGGGATTAATGTTTCATGCAACACTTTCTGCTATTGGAATATCTGCTATTCTTTTATATTCTTCAACAGCATTTATGCTACTTAAAACAATAGGTGCTATATATTTATTATGGTTGGGATTTTCTAATATTAGAACATATTTTCAATCAAAAGGAAAAGAACAAAAATTAAATGTTAAATCTTCAGATTTTTTATTTACACGTTCTATAAAAGAAGGTTTTTTATCTAATGCATTAAATCCAAAGATTGTAATTTTTTATATGGCATTTTTACCACAGTTTATCGATAATAGTGGTTCTGTTTTATTTCAATCTTTATATTTAGCATTTTTTCATTTTTGTATTTCATTTATATGGTTATCAATTCTTGCTTATACAATAGTTTCTGCAAATGGATTTATTATGAGACCAAATGTAAGAGAAAAATTAGAGCTATTTTCTGGTGCAATTATGGTATTACTTGGATTAAAATTGCTGTTTGAAAAAAGATAATAAATTTTGACAAACATTTCATAGTTTATATCTAAACATTAAAACATAAAATTAAAAAAAGGATTTTTCATGCCCTCTATATAGGATTAGCTGCTATATTTAAACATTCTCCTACTTTATATATTGTAGTGAAGCTTTTAGGTGCAGCATATTTAATATATTTGGGAATTAAGTATTTTAAATCAAGTTTTAAAAATGATGAAGTTGCAGAAGTAAAGAAAACTAGTTATAAACCTTTACATAGAATATTTTTTGAAAGTATTTTAATAGAGATAACTAATCCAAAAATAGCATTATTTTTTATTGCATTTTTACCTCAATTTGTAAATCCTGAAATTGGTTCTGTTTCATTCCAATTATTAATTTTTGGGATAATTGTAGTAGTTACAGCAATACCTTGTGATATGTTAGTTGCAATATTTTCTAGTAAAATTTCTTCACTTATAAAAGAGAGTAAAAAAGCACAACAAGTACAAGAAAGAGTTTCTGCTTCAATTTTATTTGCTTTAGGCTCTTACATTGGTATTAAAGAATTAAGAAGTATTTAGGAATTAATTATGTTAGATTTTTCATTATATATAAATGAATTCTTATTAGTCGTAATCACAATGTTTTTTGCAACAGTTAGCCCAGGACCTGATTTTGCGTTTATTTTAAAACAAGCTGTAACTTACGGAAAAAAAACATCTATTTATACAGCACTTGGTATTGGTTCGGCAGTTTCAATTCATATTTTTTATACGATTATAGGAATTGGACTTATTATCTCAAAATCGCTTATATTATTTACTATTGTAAAATTTTTAGGCGCAGGCTATTTAATCTATCTGGGATATAAAAGCTTTAAATCTTCTGGATTTAAAATAGATAAAGAGAAAAGTAGTGAAATAATTACAATAGGAAATAAACAAGCATTTCTTCTTGGATTTTTATGTAATGTTTTAAATCCAAAAGCTGCATTTTTTATTATATCTATATTTACAGTTACAATTAGTGCTGAAACACCATTTATAGTTCAAAGTATTTATGGATTATCATGTATTTTAGTTGTTTCATCTTGGTACATATTTTTAGCATTTGTATTGAGTCAAGATAATATAAGAGTATTTTTCAATAAATTTGGAAAATGGTTTGATAAAACCGTAGGAATGATTTTAATATCTATGGGTATTAAAGTTGCTTTGAGTAAATAATTCTTGCAATAATGTACTATTCTTAAAATTTACAAGTATAATATATTAATCTTGATTTGAAAATTTTACTTTTCAGACATATAAAATATGTAAATTAAACTATCAGCTATTGGCACAAAACTCTGAACAGTCTCTAAATGATTAAATATAAGTGTATCTATCCTAAAGGTTTATAGATACATAAAAGACATAATTTAGGGTAGTACAATCGCTGAATCAATTTTTAAAGCACATAATTTGGGGTAGTTCATCAGCTTTAAAGTCCTTATGTCAGTCATTTGTGATTTTAAAGCACCTAAAATAACCTTATAAAAGACAAATTATGAGGTAACATTATGAAAAAGAAAAAATTCACTAAAATTAGAGAAAATATAACTGAAATTGAGTACCAAAAACTATTAACCTACCTAAATGGAAAAGAAGATTTAACTACTAACACTAAAAACAATCTAAGAAGAACATTTATACTATTGTATTTTACAGGTATGAGAATTAATGAAGTTAAACAATTAAAAGTAAAAGATATAAATACAATCTTTGAAAAAGAGGAGTTAATTATAGTTACTCATAAAACTAGAAAAGAAAGAAAACTATTTTTTTCAAAAGAAGCTATAAAACAAATTAAAAAACATTTTTTATTTAATGATAATTCAAAAGATGAAGATTTTATTATAACAACAAAAGGTAATCCTTTAAAAACTCCAAGTAGTTCAACATTCATTGCAAAAGTAAATTGCTTTATTCAAGAAGTTCTAGGACATAGATATTCTTCTCATTCTTTTAGAGCAGGAATAATAACTGATATGTCAAAATCAATTAATCCAAAATTCATTAAAGAGTTTATTGGTCATAGTGATATAAAAACCACTATGAGATATATTAGACCAACAGATAAAGATTTGAAAAAGTGTTTAATTAGATAAAAAACAAACTTTATATTTTAATTAGATTTATAAGCTTACTTTTCTATTCCATAATCTCTAAAGATTTGTGGAACTTTGCATTTTTTATTTTTTGAACACTTTTTGGAACATGGAAAATACATTAATATCCTACATGTTCCATAACCTAGAGGTTATGTAACATTTAATATGAACTTTCAAAAAACTGTTTATAGTTTTATCTTACTTAATATTATCAATTTTAGGAAATTTAAAAGTTTTACTTGTAGGTGCATAACAAAGCCCTAACTTAGAACAACCTTGATATTGAACTTCTAAATTAAATGGTACATTGCCTATTTTTTCTTTGATTAAAGTAGATGGAACATTTAATGAAAAATCTTTAACTATTACTTGGTCACCCTTAAAGTTTTCAGTTGCAGGTTTAGCAATGTAATTTGTTAAATCAATCTTTTTAGGCTTTGTGATTAATACTTTCAATTTTTTATCATATACATATATATCCTTATATAATGAAAGTTTAATATCTATGCTATTTTGTTTTATTTCTACACTTGGTTTAATAGCAACATCCGGCGATACAAAATCTTTTGCTCCAAAGCTATAGATTACAATACTTAAAAGTACGAGTAGTTTTTTCGTAATTACACCTTGTTTTAATTTTGAGTGATATTAACACTCTTGATAAGTATATTAGTATATTCTAATTTAAATAAACATTAAAATATTGACAATTAAATTAGAATATACTAATATAGATTATTGTTTTTAGAATATATAAAAAAAGGAAGAAATATGGAAAAGACAACATTTGAAATCAAAAAAATGGATTGTCCATGTGAAGAAAACTTACTCAGAATGAAACTTGATGTTATTGAAGAGGTTAAAAACCTTGAGTTTGATATTCCAAATAGAAAATTAACTGTTTATCATATTGGTAATATTTCTGAAATTGAAAGTTCAATAAATGATTTAAAACTAGGGGATACCCTTTTAAGTAGTGAAACTACAGAAGAAGTTGAGTTTAAAGAAGAAAGTGGACAACGTAAGTTACTTTGGACAGTACTAGCTATTAATTTTGCATTTTTTTTGATAGAAATGTCAACTGGTATTATTTCAAAATCAATGGGACTTGTTGCAGATAGCTTAGATATGCTTGCCGATTCATTTGTATATGGTATTAGTCTATTAGCAGTAGGAGGAACAATTGCAAGGAAAAATAATGTTTCGAAACTTGCTGGATATTTCCAAATTCTACTTGCAATTATAGGATTTATTGAAATTGTTAGAAGGTTTCTTGGTGATGATAAAATGCCTGACTTTTGGACAATGATTATTGTATCAACTTTTGCACTTATAGCAAATGGAATTTGTTTATATCTGTTTATGAAATCTAAAAGTGAAGAATCGCATATGCAAGCTAGTATGATATTCACTTCAAATGATATAATAATTAATTTTGGAGTAATTGTTTCTGCTGTACTTGTGTCAGTGTTAAATTCAAATAAACCAGACTTAATCGTTGGAGCGATAGTATTTATTCTAGTAATTTATGGTGCAATTAGAATATTAAGGCTTACGAGAAACTAATAATCAATCGTAAAAGATAGCTATATAGGTTTTTAGTAAGATAAAAAAGGAAAAGTATGACAAATACAATAAACTGTGTCCGAGATAAAAATAATGATGTTTTGGTTAAAAAAGCAAAAAAAGACATTAGTAAAAATAAAAAAAATATTGATTATCAATCAAAAGTTTTTGCTCTTTTAGGTAGTGGAGTTAGATTTAGAATTGTTTATTTACTTTTAAATAATAAAGAACTATGTGTATGTGATTTTTGTGATATTCTAGAAATGAATCAATCTCCTATCTCTCAACACTTAAGAAAATTAAAAGATGCAGGTATTTTAGAGAATAAACGTGAAAAATTGGCAATATTTTATTTCATTCCTGACTCAATGAGAGAAATACTACAACTTTTAATTAATAGCAAAGCAAAAGAGTGATCTGTCAACACTTTATAGGACATAAAAATTATAATTTAACTAACCATTTCTAACCGTAACATTTTCTCTTCAAACTCACTTGGTGACATATATCCATTTGATGAATGTAATCTTTGTCTATTATAAAAAATTTCTATATATTCAAATATTTTTTCATTAGCTTGTTTTCTTGTTAAAAAATTCTCATGGTGAATTAATTCAGTTTTTAAAGAGTGAAAAAAACTCTCTGCAACTGCATTATCCCAACAATCTCCTTTTTTGCTCATACTTTGAATAATTCCATATTTTTCTAATAAATTTTTATGTTCATAAGAGGCATATTGACTTCCTCTATCTGTATGATAGATTAATCCTTTATTTGGGTTTCTTCTTTTTATCGCCATTAAAAGTGCATCATTTACCAAAGAAGTATGAAGAGAATATCTCATTGACCAACCAACAACTTTTCTTGAATAAATATCTATTACAACTGCAAGATATAACCATCCTTCTTTGGTTGGAACATATGTAATATCTCCAACATAAACTTTATCTGTTGAAGAACTATAAAAATCTCTATTTACATAATTTGGTGCTATTGGTAGAGTATGATTTGAAGTTGTTGTTATAACTTTAAATCTTTGTTTCATTTTTACTTTTAGATTCAATTGTTTTAGAGATTTTTGGATTTTTCTTCTTGAAACAATAAGTCCATATCTTTGTTTTAAAATCTCTTTTAATCTTCTTGTTCCATAAGTAGCTCTTGATTGCTCAAAATATTTTTGATAAGATTATTAAACTCTACATCAACTCTATTTACTACACAACCTTTTTCAATCCAGTTGTAGTAACAACTTCTACTAACTTTA
The genomic region above belongs to Arcobacter ellisii and contains:
- a CDS encoding tyrosine-type recombinase/integrase; its protein translation is MKKKKFTKIRENITEIEYQKLLTYLNGKEDLTTNTKNNLRRTFILLYFTGMRINEVKQLKVKDINTIFEKEELIIVTHKTRKERKLFFSKEAIKQIKKHFLFNDNSKDEDFIITTKGNPLKTPSSSTFIAKVNCFIQEVLGHRYSSHSFRAGIITDMSKSINPKFIKEFIGHSDIKTTMRYIRPTDKDLKKCLIR
- a CDS encoding ArsR/SmtB family transcription factor, translated to MTNTINCVRDKNNDVLVKKAKKDISKNKKNIDYQSKVFALLGSGVRFRIVYLLLNNKELCVCDFCDILEMNQSPISQHLRKLKDAGILENKREKLAIFYFIPDSMREILQLLINSKAKE
- a CDS encoding LysE family translocator, with translation MDTTLTTFLITITILTMVPGADTMIMFRNTLRGGIKDGLVSNLGISMGLMFHATLSAIGISAILLYSSTAFMLLKTIGAIYLLWLGFSNIRTYFQSKGKEQKLNVKSSDFLFTRSIKEGFLSNALNPKIVIFYMAFLPQFIDNSGSVLFQSLYLAFFHFCISFIWLSILAYTIVSANGFIMRPNVREKLELFSGAIMVLLGLKLLFEKR
- a CDS encoding LysE family translocator, whose protein sequence is MLDFSLYINEFLLVVITMFFATVSPGPDFAFILKQAVTYGKKTSIYTALGIGSAVSIHIFYTIIGIGLIISKSLILFTIVKFLGAGYLIYLGYKSFKSSGFKIDKEKSSEIITIGNKQAFLLGFLCNVLNPKAAFFIISIFTVTISAETPFIVQSIYGLSCILVVSSWYIFLAFVLSQDNIRVFFNKFGKWFDKTVGMILISMGIKVALSK
- a CDS encoding protein-disulfide reductase DsbD N-terminal domain-containing protein, which encodes MTKKLLVLLSIVIYSFGAKDFVSPDVAIKPSVEIKQNSIDIKLSLYKDIYVYDKKLKVLITKPKKIDLTNYIAKPATENFKGDQVIVKDFSLNVPSTLIKEKIGNVPFNLEVQYQGCSKLGLCYAPTSKTFKFPKIDNIK
- a CDS encoding cation transporter, which gives rise to MEKTTFEIKKMDCPCEENLLRMKLDVIEEVKNLEFDIPNRKLTVYHIGNISEIESSINDLKLGDTLLSSETTEEVEFKEESGQRKLLWTVLAINFAFFLIEMSTGIISKSMGLVADSLDMLADSFVYGISLLAVGGTIARKNNVSKLAGYFQILLAIIGFIEIVRRFLGDDKMPDFWTMIIVSTFALIANGICLYLFMKSKSEESHMQASMIFTSNDIIINFGVIVSAVLVSVLNSNKPDLIVGAIVFILVIYGAIRILRLTRN
- a CDS encoding IS3 family transposase, which gives rise to MLKQRYGLIVSRRKIQKSLKQLNLKVKMKQRFKVITTTSNHTLPIAPNYVNRDFYSSSTDKVYVGDITYVPTKEGWLYLAVVIDIYSRKVVGWSMRYSLHTSLVNDALLMAIKRRNPNKGLIYHTDRGSQYASYEHKNLLEKYGIIQSMSKKGDCWDNAVAESFFHSLKTELIHHENFLTRKQANEKIFEYIEIFYNRQRLHSSNGYMSPSEFEEKMLRLEMVS
- a CDS encoding LysE family translocator produces the protein MGLAAIFKHSPTLYIVVKLLGAAYLIYLGIKYFKSSFKNDEVAEVKKTSYKPLHRIFFESILIEITNPKIALFFIAFLPQFVNPEIGSVSFQLLIFGIIVVVTAIPCDMLVAIFSSKISSLIKESKKAQQVQERVSASILFALGSYIGIKELRSI
- a CDS encoding cupin domain-containing protein, with protein sequence MIVKKENATNKQFLGVDFVVLAIGEKSMVTKMLYKTTDNVPTHSHQNEQNGYVVSGKYRLKFGNFDEILESGDSYSIPKNVEHSIEILEAGEVVDVFTPIREDYL